The following nucleotide sequence is from Labeo rohita strain BAU-BD-2019 unplaced genomic scaffold, IGBB_LRoh.1.0 scaffold_132, whole genome shotgun sequence.
ATTTCGAGTTTAGCCGCTGACAGAATAATTCTGTAGGCTACAATGTTCTGTGTGCATCAGTGTAAGAATGTACATTCATAATCATATTGTTCAATTCCGGAATTGTTTTTTAACGCTTTCAGTTCCTGATGTGTCTGTGGTGAGCAGCAGTGTATCTGGACATGAAGGTGGTGATATCAGTGTTCAGTGTCTCTACAGTTCTCTATTCAACAAAAAACTCAAACAGTGGTGCAGATATAAAGATAAGAGCTGTTACACAGTGGGGAGGAATGACACATCCCAGAATCCATCAGTCCAGATCAGTGATGATGGGAGAAGATCCTTCACTGTGCTGATGACTGGACTGAGACTGACTGATTCTGGCTGGTACTGCTGCTCTATAGGAGATCTGCAGGTTCCTGTTCAACTCACGGTCACTAAACCCAAAAGAGGTAAGATCACGAACCAACTGAGCCATTAAAATGATGTCACTCTCAGTGCAGTAAAACTAACCTCATTTCCTTTCTCTCTTTTCAAGCACCTACAACTATTCCAGCAGCTACACCATCTGACTTTGAGAAAGACATGTAGGTGTAAACACACTTCAACATTTAGAAAATCAATTGCATCCAAATGCTTCTGTAGCCAGAACATTTTGTGACCTTATGTGACCCCTAGACAACCAAGGGTTGTAAAAAGGCCAAAAGTTCCATTTTATATGCTGatagtgtcaggcattcacctcAGCCACCCTCATCTGACACACCTCTGGTAGCACCGCCCACTCGATCATCGTCACCCAAATTCTAACTGTCTACACCTGTTCCTCTttgagccacgccctataaaTAGGACACTCAGTCATTTtctcattgtctggtctactgTTCACATGCTGATTTCTATGATCCTTCCTGTTTGCACTCGGGCTGTGTGGCGTGGCTCATCCTTTGGACTATTGTGCATCTCCTGTTTACAAGAGCGTTCAGTTAagaacatttcttattactttatgctttgtcttttaaaaaagacttttgTAAATAAACTATTAGATTGGATTGCCACTCATCTCTTGTCTCCTCCGTCCCCTTGTGTGAGTGTGACAGATTGTTGAAAAACTTCATTTATGGCCACATAAAATTTGTGATCTCCATTCAAAGAATCTGGCTGCATACATATTTGTGATTGaatggctgaaaaaaaaaaaaaaaaacatacacatacacatacaatgTTGGAGTGTAACTAgtataattaaattagttacttatgaaaacaattacaaagggGTCCACATACAGATTTTATTCATTACTTTCAGAAACTGGCTGCTCTAAAATacgagacaccaatgtttcaggagtttattatattatatatatatatatatatatataattatgtagtaaaatgttattttcctttttttttcccattgttTTGCAGGCACACAACGCAGTCATCAGCCAACACCAATACTATaagtatgaataaaataataaacagtaaGGAACAGCCAAACTAAATTATTTAGATAAAAGTCAAAACTTAAGATATTGAGTCATAGCTATTGCAtacaaaattttgactttttatatcATGATTGATCACCATAGGATGCTCTTGCATAACATATAATTCTTtcattaataacattattttctaactaagaaatgtgttttttttttttgttttttcccgtTTCTGGCAGCTATAACTACCGAATCAAGACCTGAGACACACATGTAAGTATGAACATTATTTAGTCATTCATAATAACTGTATTACTAAACTGTTTCATGTCACCAtagtaatgttattttaaattgcagagAGGAAACCCATCCATCTCTAATAACAGCCTCAGAGACTGTTAATAGTGAAATACAAAGCACGGATGAGCAAAACAAGTATTTAAGGcattttaatgtgcatttgCTTGAAATTATATCTCTAAATTAGACTTTACAAGATAAACTTGCTATGCATTAAAAGTGAGAATAGTTGTGTATGATAAATACTAATGTCTCTTCATCACTTACAGGCCGTTTGTGATTCTGGCTGTGTGTCTTCTAGTGATGCTTGTGCTGTTACTGACTGTTGCTCTTGTTGCCATAGTAACTTGGAGACTGAGAAAGAAGCAGAGTGAGTTTTCTAGATGACTGAAATTGCATTATTGATAAATCCAGTGTTATGGATTGTGACATTTtgtgttatggatgtgacacaTACATGCTTAGAGAATGTATGTGTTACCAATACAGCAAACCATCTGTTCATGTTGTAATAAACCCTTGTTGACGAAgtctaaaaaaaatcagtattagaaaaatatcagtctatgcacaagttttctatgttaaaaaaagggaaataatcatGTGTTATGGATGAGAGACTACatactttgtaggatttctgcgacttaaaatgcacaaaccagacaCAATAATATCCAACAAATAGAGAAAGGatggctcttcacagaacatatgattgttactttattttagatattgtttttattttattgttaggTATTTTAGAATATGTACTGTTATAgatgtgacaagcctgaaaatagcacttaccacactaataaaataaaataaaataaaataaataaatataaataaaaaatgctttaaaacttTGAGACCTCACACgaatattttaaaacaccaaatgttgacatctATGCTATCATTATagtaaaacactttattttttcatggtaaGATTGACATTTGCATGGAATTAGTATGCTTCATTTACAGATActtaacaaataaatcaataaatggacatttgacaaaatatatatagatttgagttaaaattatttcattatagtatgtaagaaaaaagaaataataaagtGACTTAAAAGGTATCCAACTGGCAGAGTTTATGGTCTTGATGCAAACACATTTGACCACAGAATGATTACACGCTgatcaatcagaatcaagcattctaGAGGGCcgtaaaataaatagtattttatactATTTGTGTGTTTCATTTCACAAGTAAAGTTTTGGTTTGCCAGATAACCTCTCATGCAGTGAACAGTTcgtattttcctttttttccccatagtaaagaacattttaaaaatctttagaaCATTctaaaaagaatttttgtggaatggaaagattCTATCAATGTCAGAGGTTCTTTAGAGTGCACATGTAAAATATGAGATTTAATCTTCATGTCTCACTTTGACAGAGGGGGGTAAAATTAGAGAAGAACATCTTAACAGCACCAGAAATGCAGTAagtattttagaatgtaattaaCACATCAATGCATTTCAGAAATCTTCAGAAAAGAACACACTCATCCAAAACTCATGAGCTAACAGTACCACTTGTGTTTGATGCAGATGTCCTCTGAAAACCAAATGACATCCAACAGTCTAGCAGTGGATGAGCTTTCAGTGATTTACAGTTCTGTGATTCATAAAGCAGTAAGTGTTTCTTCTGGATGTTTTCCATTGAGGTTTTTTGCACAAGTGATACGTGTCACAACAGTTTCGGCTAGGATTTGGCTGGGAATGATAACTATTGCATTTCTGTTGAAATGACATACTAAGGCTTGTGATGCAGAAATGAGATTCTCAGAGCTGATCTTGTTTATTCACAGCCTTTAACATCTGTGAATTCAGAAGGTGATGTGATCTACAGCGCTGTGAAAAAAACCCCAAGGCTGTGAGTTCATAACAAGAGGTGTTCTGCTCCTTCTGAATTATGAGAAAGTGAAAGTCAAtaattgtaaattaataataaatctattttacagtttcagttttaaaacAGTGTGAAGGTTCAGTGCTTAACGTATGCAgctaaaaatttgttttttttttttttttttttttttttttttatatacacgcTGGCTGGCTTTactgtgaaaacaaaataaataattcaagtCTTACAGTACATAGTTTTGAAGTACATTTCTGAAATACATCTGCATATTACCAATATATTCCTGaaagaatttattaaaatcatcttaaatgACTCCTTCCATCTAGAGTCCCCCCCAATGAATTTTGGCCATTTCCACCACTGCGCATCATCATCTCAATGGTTGTGACTGATAAAATTTAGTATGTTACACTTGCCCCACAAATCCACCTACTAGTGAAACAGAGGCTTAAATAGTAGTGAGACTGTAACCAGAACATTTGCTTGAAAACTAAAGCAGGGTTTCTCAGCTTTGGCCCTTGAGGTCCGCTTTCCTGCAGCGTTCATCtccaaactcacctgcctgtaattgtctagtaatcctgaagaccttgattagcttgctCACATGTGTTTGATTAATGCTGaaataaactctgcaggaaagtggactTTGAGGGTCAGAGCTGAGAAACCCTGATCTAGAGTGAATCCTCAGCTCTTAGACAGGTGATGCAAGACCTAAGTGCTAATTAAAAGTTGAAAAGGGAAGTACAGAAGTTACAACAAACACAAAGAGCTCAAGATACAAGAAGAGAAACTTATTCAAAGGCCGCATAcgcaaagacaaaaatattttgcattttaattgggTTTCGGCTCATTTTGGGTGAGTTTTGAGTGTCGTGCTGTGTTTGATTCTGAATCCTGTTTCTTATTTTCTAATGGCACAATTTATCTTTAGCTATTTGTGttgcttttattgtgttttatatttttatatgaaaaataaagaagtGGTTTATTGTTAATCCTGGATGTAATAACagtttgtattgtttgttaAGGTGTTAAACCCAACGATGGTGGGTGTCATAAATCTGGTCagtgacctgcggtccgctcaacaccagatgtcgctctcccCCTATCTTTACATACAGACTGTTGCATTGCACCCCagactactactcccatcacccatcacgctgattgcgtcgGCACCTGTGGCCAGTCAGGCGccctataaaagccccggactttccctctGTGTTTACGGAGTATTGTGgttattgttgtgtttatttgcaTGGTTGTTTCGCATTCCCTAGGTTCCCTTACTTTCCTTGTTCCTGAGTTCCCTTAGTTTAGCgttctcgcctggccatctcgtctcgTCTGTCTCGCCACCTGCATATGGACTACTCGCTTGTTTGTTTGGACTCTCCCTCTGCTTTGCCCCCTAACAGATTACgttcgccacggatcgacccacgcctgctacACGGACTATCCCCACGTCACGCCTTTGTTacacctgtttgctgttgttctgaccctgcctgttcgactatgtctttgtctcgtcctgtaaataaaagcttgcaaatggatccgctcgcctcactCCATAGCGAACTATTCAGATCTCCCGGATTGTCTTTTAATCGACATTTTTTGTGATGGCATAAATGAGCCTTTAAGGGCGAGACTGAGACACGAGGGTCCGTGTTCGTCTCTGGCTCCTTTTATGGACTGTGCTTTATTGACTGTGGGCTCATCTTTCATGGTCGGTGTCGCGGATGAGGAGCACGACATTGTGGTGATGCCGGGCGCGCAACCCGCTCGTGAAATGGTGGCTTCACCGGAGCACGCTCTCCTAAAGGCGGCTACAATGGACCCCGTTCGCAATATGGCGGCCACGCCGGAGCGCGCTCACGTAATGGCGGCGAAAacggagctccgtcacgtcacagctgctacCCCTGAGCCAGGCAACGCTAACTGTGCGTTCACACCGCCGCCGGCGAGAGCGTCAAAGTGGCcggaagtcattcattttcaatgtgaGCCGGCGGCGAGAAGCGGCGAGAAGCGGCGCGGCGCGTTTTGGACGGTGTGGGCGTCGGGGAGAGTTGAAGTCAGGTCAACTTTATGGTAATGAGCTATGACGCGGCTCGGCGGCAACCAATCGGAATGTAGAAGTTCACCGCTTGAGAGGTTTCCAGAGAACGCAGTCCTGTAAACTTTGGTTCCGGCCACATTAGTTCCCAACGCTTGTGTTTCAGCGGGAATGCAATTCATTTGCTCAAAACAACACTGATTTGACCAATTGCAACCAAGATGGTTTGCAATGTAGGCTGCACACAAAttcatgttaatgttaattaaagacCAAGGCTAGTAAATGTCTcctattattttgaaattacacTAGCACTTAACCATGAACACAAAAGCCACACCACACAAATGGCTTTTAATTGGTTTATTTCGTTAGCAAACATGTAActacaattaaattacatttcttattttcacgtttaaaatatttaatgaggtTAACTTACACCCTACTTGTGGTCAGTCTGCACAAGATCGGCATGCTTGTTTGCTTTGCGGCCGCTTTAAATACAAGACCAAGCGTTCGATCGTCAGAGCGTCAAAGAATCTTTGCACAGCGTTGTTGGCAGCGTGCCCAGAGCGAATTTTGACGCTCTCGCCGGCGGCGGTGTGAACGCACAGTAAAGCCGCGTttcccaagtcaagttacagctgttgttcccaagtccagtcaagcttccgagtcaagtcaagtacctcctgagtcaagtaaagtcacagctgtcactccagagtcaagcaaaattacagctgttgttccagtgtcaagtcacagccgtcgttcctgagtcaagcaaagtcacagctggtctctACAAattaagtcaagtcactgctgatctccatgagtcaagtcaagtcaccgctggtctccacaagccaagtcaagcctcagttgatctccatgaaccaagtcacgtcccgtctgaccgcccagagtcaagccatgtctcgtctgacaccCCAAGGTCACGGCCTGTCATGATGGCTAGCGTGCTGGATCCACCACTAGTTTTAGTGCGAGCTGCAAACATCCCAGTGGCATCAGCTCCTTCTAATCAAACCATTAAAGAGGTCCTGCCACCCGCTGcagctcttcccttaatggcggttgccatttggtgtgtgtgggctgcacactctgctcctgaggtcacgtctgttcacaagtctgctccagaggtctcgtctgattGTGAATCTGCGCCAGTGCCCCCTGAGGTGATGGAGCTGATGGCAGATCCTCCTAAATGGGCCGCGGATACCACCACTGAGACTCCAGAGGTGGCAGCTTTCGCTGCAGAGCCTCTGGAGGTGGCAGCACCAACTGTGGCTTCCCCAGTGGCTGAGATGCCCGCCGCAGTTTCCCCCGGTGGTGGCGGCTGAGGCTACGGAACCTCGTAAAACGGGGACGTCTGTCCTAGCTCCCTGCATGGTGGTAGTGCCCTATAATCCTCACCCAGTCAGCGTGTCCATGCCTGGCCTTGTCACGGCCACAAGGGCCACCTACGAACTCTTCTTCTCTCCTTGTTCTGTCTGCCTTCTGtctgctccaccctggtgggctccagctccgcctgctctgccctggagggctcctgcataTTATGGAGCAATAAAGCATTTCAAGTTTAGATGTTACCAAAGAATCTTGATCATTAAAATACTAACCTTTTCTACTCAGTGCCACTATGTGTGATCATACTTTCTGTCAAaagtagaaaaaataataagctcattaggttttgttttgttatataaaagCAAAGGGGTTTACTGATTGAGCTTTACCAGGTTTTCCCCAAAGTTTCTCAAAGTCACAGTAAAGAGACTCTGATCAAGATGATCAATTACTGACAGATTCttttctgttgtgtttgtgtatgtactAGATTTATCAATTTTCCTTACACACCAGTGTATTAACAAACTCACAAACATCAGTGTGTATTTAACTAGAGGAATTTTCTTTATATGTCAGCCTAAAGGATCAGATGATtataaaagttttgaaaaaaaaaaaaatattctgtatttgttttatgcttATTATACAGAATATACTTAAGAGATCTGTATGAAAACTATTAGACGTctgtgtttgctaaattactaatgtctgtaatgtattttttttttacatgacactctttttattcaaattgcagattttttaaattcctattaaatcattttgagtcgtcttgtttttttttttcacgtgtTTTTCTGTCATGGTCATTAAATCATATTCTGCAGAGATTGTCCATTATCATGCAGCTCTTTTAAATCAA
It contains:
- the LOC127158057 gene encoding uncharacterized protein LOC127158057, producing the protein MAAYGITKVFYIPVGFWLILVVECFSGESNNTITVQTGGSVTIPCHYDKKYTQQNKYWYSEIDKSSMYTNTTEQNLSVIDHPDQSLFTVTMRNLQSKHSGDYYCTVETGEQPPTIITYEPHLKIQSVPDVSVVSSSVSGHEGGDISVQCLYSSLFNKKLKQWCRYKDKSCYTVGRNDTSQNPSVQISDDGRRSFTVLMTGLRLTDSGWYCCSIGDLQVPVQLTVTKPKRAPTTIPAATPSDFEKDMHTTQSSANTNTITITTESRPETHIEETHPSLITASETVNSEIQSTDEQNKPFVILAVCLLVMLVLLLTVALVAIVTWRLRKKQKGGKIREEHLNSTRNAMSSENQMTSNSLAVDELSVIYSSVIHKAPLTSVNSEGDVIYSAVKKTPRL